From the genome of Halorussus caseinilyticus, one region includes:
- a CDS encoding ATP-binding protein, whose protein sequence is MSDAALDVVEFLLTASLYNDNRTLDENDLPPRYRQVFWPDGTTESTDRDRPGSDDSPLGIERPIRPTIETARRATGVENPWSAISGLMFSDRDEFSGSLELTQADMAQEWFLERGEDRVLHNPVLAYAFEDAVDGADYEAARDANRPVQADRAWIDGLLSEYFADEEEEEMLDLVDIRAPEEIETTLDDLVLTEDQEAEIHKIVKAIEHREYLAQIGLREIGKLLFVGPPGTGKTSTARALAYDLDLPFVEVKLSMITSQYLGETAKNVEKVFEVAKRLSPCILFMDEFDFVAKTRASDEHAAIKRAVNTLLKSIDNISLIQDDVLLIGATNHPDQLDAAAWRRFDEIVNFPKPDEGMRSDILRLITRPMDIVDFDPDELAEETEGLTGSDLRMVLREAVLDALTEERTALTQEDFVEAIEDFEERDHLKDMDMIEGDHDALVAGGDISGSASADGGHSHDH, encoded by the coding sequence AACCGAACGCTAGACGAGAACGACCTTCCGCCGCGCTATCGGCAGGTGTTCTGGCCCGACGGCACGACCGAATCGACCGACCGTGACAGACCCGGAAGCGACGACTCGCCGCTCGGCATCGAGCGTCCGATTCGACCCACTATCGAGACCGCGCGCCGAGCGACCGGCGTCGAGAACCCGTGGAGCGCGATTTCGGGACTGATGTTCAGCGACCGCGACGAGTTCTCCGGGTCGCTCGAACTCACCCAAGCGGACATGGCCCAAGAGTGGTTCCTCGAACGCGGCGAGGACCGCGTTCTCCACAACCCCGTGCTGGCCTACGCCTTCGAAGACGCGGTAGACGGCGCGGACTACGAGGCCGCACGCGACGCCAACCGGCCGGTACAGGCCGACCGCGCGTGGATAGACGGTCTGCTCTCGGAGTACTTCGCCGACGAGGAAGAAGAGGAGATGTTGGACCTCGTGGACATCCGCGCGCCCGAGGAGATAGAGACCACGCTGGACGACCTCGTGTTGACCGAGGACCAAGAGGCCGAGATTCACAAAATCGTCAAGGCCATCGAACACCGCGAGTATCTGGCCCAAATCGGCCTGCGGGAAATCGGCAAACTCCTGTTCGTCGGGCCGCCGGGGACCGGCAAGACTTCGACGGCGCGGGCGCTGGCCTACGACTTGGACCTGCCGTTCGTGGAGGTGAAACTCTCGATGATTACCAGCCAGTACCTCGGCGAGACGGCCAAGAACGTCGAGAAGGTCTTCGAGGTGGCGAAACGGCTCTCGCCGTGCATCCTCTTCATGGACGAGTTCGACTTCGTGGCCAAGACCCGCGCGAGCGACGAACACGCCGCCATCAAGCGCGCGGTCAACACCCTCCTGAAGTCCATCGACAACATCAGCCTGATTCAGGACGACGTACTCCTCATCGGCGCGACCAACCACCCCGACCAACTCGACGCCGCGGCGTGGCGGCGCTTCGACGAAATCGTCAATTTCCCGAAACCAGACGAGGGGATGCGCTCGGACATCCTGCGACTCATCACCCGACCGATGGACATCGTGGATTTCGACCCCGACGAGTTGGCCGAGGAAACCGAGGGCCTGACCGGGAGCGACCTCCGGATGGTCCTGCGCGAGGCGGTGCTGGACGCCCTGACCGAGGAGCGGACCGCACTCACCCAAGAGGACTTCGTGGAGGCCATCGAGGACTTCGAGGAGCGCGACCACCTCAAGGACATGGACATGATAGAGGGCGACCACGACGCGCTGGTCGCGGGCGGCGACATCTCCGGCAGTGCGAGCGCCGACGGCGGGCACAGTCACGACCACTGA
- a CDS encoding type II toxin-antitoxin system HicA family toxin, which produces MPPTDFSGRDVVKALTKNRFCVVDRTGSHVKLRYEHPTNPDDVRVVSVPMHDRVRVGTLRSIARQCGANGFEEWCRWIDRNR; this is translated from the coding sequence ATGCCACCCACCGATTTTTCCGGCCGAGATGTCGTCAAGGCTCTCACGAAAAATCGGTTCTGCGTCGTGGACCGAACCGGGAGTCACGTGAAACTTCGCTACGAGCATCCGACGAATCCGGACGACGTGCGCGTCGTAAGCGTCCCGATGCACGATAGAGTGAGAGTCGGGACGTTACGGAGTATCGCCCGACAGTGCGGTGCGAATGGCTTCGAGGAGTGGTGCCGATGGATTGACCGAAACCGATGA
- a CDS encoding MBL fold metallo-hydrolase: MQVTLLGTGDTTGTPTPDCDCDTCREARERGVERSRFSVHVRNDRTGEALLIDASPDFRHQFLTHEVGLPDEAVVTHVHFDHLDGLGNAYRLFDDLPVHAADEVDPLTDESVAGTIRSKYDYLDRVTVHDHAPLEPFETCGFEVTLVPVVHPPMVCYGVVVSDPETGAKLSLTGDTNYDVPAESRAVLSDADLLLAEALVPAHLAEHHPLGGDHHDDEGVPRTFGTKHMTREGALALADELDAAETRLVHVSHFYPAEEAFEEPLALDGEQFRL; the protein is encoded by the coding sequence ATGCAGGTCACGCTCCTCGGCACCGGCGACACCACGGGGACCCCGACGCCGGACTGCGACTGTGACACCTGTCGGGAGGCCCGAGAGCGCGGCGTCGAGCGCTCGCGGTTCTCGGTCCACGTCCGGAACGACCGCACCGGCGAGGCCCTCCTGATAGACGCCAGTCCCGACTTCCGCCACCAGTTTCTCACCCACGAGGTCGGTCTGCCCGACGAGGCGGTCGTCACCCACGTCCACTTCGACCACCTCGACGGACTCGGCAACGCCTACCGCCTGTTCGACGACCTGCCGGTCCACGCCGCCGACGAGGTAGACCCCCTGACCGACGAGAGCGTCGCCGGGACCATCCGGAGCAAGTACGACTACCTCGACCGGGTGACGGTCCACGACCACGCACCGCTGGAACCGTTCGAGACCTGCGGGTTCGAGGTGACGCTGGTGCCGGTGGTCCACCCGCCGATGGTGTGCTACGGCGTCGTCGTCTCGGACCCCGAGACGGGCGCGAAGCTCTCGCTGACCGGCGACACCAACTACGACGTACCCGCGGAGAGTCGCGCGGTGCTGTCCGACGCCGACCTCCTGCTGGCGGAGGCGCTTGTACCCGCGCACCTCGCCGAACACCACCCGCTCGGCGGCGACCACCACGACGACGAGGGCGTCCCCCGGACGTTCGGCACCAAGCACATGACCCGCGAGGGGGCGCTGGCGCTCGCCGACGAACTCGACGCCGCGGAGACCCGACTCGTCCACGTCTCGCACTTCTACCCGGCCGAGGAAGCCTTCGAGGAACCACTGGCGCTCGACGGCGAGCAGTTTCGGCTCTGA
- a CDS encoding IS6 family transposase: MQAANLLKGTLETATLECWQRERTATPVRAFAVRLHAAGLSLRETTAVLELLGVSRSHGAVWQWTHRVADSVDDPPAASPRRVAVDETVVKVNGEWLWLYTAIDLNSKLLLHIDLFERRGTDPAVQFLDALTQKHDCSQTVFLTDDFGYRTALSRLALAGQLNYTDRNQIEKWFQTLKMRIDRFHTSWVGSRQSAYEWLVQFSHYYNTQRPHQALDGRTPIQEVRN; this comes from the coding sequence ATGCAAGCCGCAAACCTGCTCAAAGGGACGTTAGAGACGGCAACTCTTGAATGTTGGCAGCGGGAGCGGACGGCGACGCCCGTCAGGGCGTTCGCCGTCCGGCTCCACGCTGCCGGATTATCACTCCGCGAGACAACAGCAGTCTTGGAGCTACTCGGCGTTTCACGGTCTCATGGAGCGGTTTGGCAATGGACGCATCGTGTAGCCGACAGCGTTGACGACCCGCCCGCGGCGTCGCCGCGGCGGGTCGCTGTTGACGAGACCGTTGTCAAAGTAAACGGCGAGTGGTTGTGGCTGTATACTGCAATCGACCTCAACTCAAAACTGCTGTTGCACATCGACCTCTTCGAACGACGTGGCACCGACCCAGCAGTCCAGTTTCTTGATGCGCTTACCCAGAAACACGACTGTTCACAAACTGTGTTTCTAACTGATGACTTCGGCTATCGGACTGCCCTCTCTCGATTAGCACTTGCCGGTCAACTTAACTACACCGACCGAAACCAAATCGAAAAATGGTTTCAGACGCTCAAAATGCGCATCGACCGGTTCCATACGTCGTGGGTGGGCAGTCGGCAAAGCGCCTACGAATGGCTTGTACAGTTTTCTCATTATTATAACACACAGCGACCGCATCAAGCTCTTGATGGACGCACTCCGATTCAGGAGGTGCGTAACTAG
- a CDS encoding type II toxin-antitoxin system HicB family antitoxin — MDTDAEPTITLTREDDWWVAKDTETGVASQGPTRREALENLDEAVALHADEDADAIDSWDEERDVLEELGIDPDEVADSREESAELPDCMQ, encoded by the coding sequence ATGGATACCGACGCCGAACCCACGATTACGCTCACGAGAGAGGACGATTGGTGGGTAGCGAAGGACACCGAAACCGGCGTCGCATCGCAGGGACCGACCCGCCGAGAGGCGTTGGAAAACCTCGACGAGGCAGTCGCACTCCACGCGGACGAAGACGCGGACGCTATCGACTCGTGGGACGAGGAGCGCGACGTTCTCGAAGAGTTAGGAATCGACCCCGACGAAGTTGCGGACTCGCGTGAGGAGTCGGCCGAACTACCAGACTGTATGCAGTAG
- a CDS encoding arylsulfotransferase family protein: MQATSRRPLAVALAVLCCLSMVTPVVATPDGTAPKGVAQSATDGPQNPCAGTIDTPTNGTTVISVQGFKFGKNGGKRPAKLVAVGPSGDVKWVHQSAQKYDVVWGYDVDPMDNGNLFVTATVQGHKTLVYELDPETQERVWSKTFDLGDTHDADLINDGEEILLANMRNYDESSERNDDRIFVYNRTTERIEWEWRFDDHYDPEDLEENYTDDWTHVNDVDKIGEGLYLASPRNFDQAIVVNRSTNEIAMKLGADGQKDILNEQHNPDYLESENGTPTLLVGDSENDRIVEYANPDGDLTDGDGWNRTWTLNGDLDWPRDADRLPSGNTLVTDSSNHRVLEVTPEGEVVWEFYAPWLVYDAARIPAGEHGGPTATDLNATGTYELSGDSDLHRNQTRLNACHDVLRNVSGWAEGQRPADQNGDGTSEGAMDDGTDDADTSDDGASENADESGEPADSTGVPGFGPLAALAALAVLFVGLGLTRRR; this comes from the coding sequence ATGCAAGCGACCTCCCGGCGGCCACTCGCCGTCGCGTTAGCAGTGTTGTGTTGTCTCTCGATGGTGACTCCCGTGGTCGCCACCCCGGACGGGACCGCCCCGAAAGGTGTCGCCCAGAGCGCGACCGACGGACCGCAGAACCCCTGTGCCGGGACTATCGACACCCCGACGAACGGAACCACTGTCATCAGCGTCCAAGGGTTCAAGTTCGGGAAGAACGGTGGCAAGCGCCCGGCCAAGCTCGTCGCCGTCGGGCCGAGCGGAGACGTGAAGTGGGTCCACCAGAGCGCCCAGAAGTACGACGTGGTGTGGGGCTACGACGTGGACCCGATGGACAACGGGAACCTCTTCGTCACCGCTACCGTGCAGGGCCACAAAACCCTCGTCTACGAACTTGACCCCGAGACCCAAGAGCGCGTCTGGTCGAAGACGTTCGACCTCGGCGACACCCACGACGCCGACCTCATCAACGACGGCGAGGAGATTCTGCTGGCGAACATGCGCAACTACGACGAGTCGTCCGAGCGCAACGACGACCGCATCTTCGTCTACAACCGCACCACCGAGCGAATCGAGTGGGAGTGGCGCTTCGACGACCACTACGACCCCGAGGACCTCGAAGAGAACTACACCGACGACTGGACTCACGTCAACGACGTGGACAAAATCGGCGAGGGTCTCTACCTCGCGTCCCCGCGGAACTTCGACCAAGCCATCGTCGTGAACCGCTCCACGAACGAAATCGCCATGAAACTCGGCGCGGACGGACAGAAAGACATTCTCAACGAACAGCACAACCCCGACTACCTCGAAAGCGAGAACGGGACGCCCACCCTGCTCGTGGGCGACAGCGAGAACGACCGCATCGTGGAGTACGCCAATCCGGACGGGGACCTGACCGACGGCGACGGCTGGAACCGGACGTGGACGCTGAACGGGGACCTCGACTGGCCCCGCGACGCCGACCGACTCCCGAGCGGAAACACCCTCGTCACCGACTCCAGCAACCACCGCGTTCTGGAAGTGACTCCCGAGGGCGAGGTCGTCTGGGAGTTCTACGCGCCGTGGCTAGTCTACGACGCGGCCCGAATCCCGGCGGGCGAACACGGCGGCCCGACCGCGACCGACCTGAACGCCACCGGCACCTACGAACTCAGCGGCGATAGCGACCTCCACCGGAATCAGACGCGACTGAACGCGTGCCACGACGTTCTCCGGAACGTCAGCGGGTGGGCCGAGGGTCAGCGCCCCGCCGACCAGAACGGCGACGGAACCTCGGAGGGCGCGATGGACGATGGGACCGACGACGCCGACACGAGCGACGACGGCGCGAGCGAGAACGCCGACGAGAGCGGCGAACCGGCCGACTCGACTGGGGTTCCCGGCTTCGGACCGCTCGCGGCGCTCGCGGCCCTCGCAGTGCTGTTCGTCGGACTCGGCCTGACGCGGCGTCGGTAG